The genomic DNA GTGATCGTCGCCGAGATTGATCCGGCGCAGTCGCTCGCCGCGCGCCGCAAGATACCCAACCTCCGGAATGCGCGCGATTTCACCGTCAATGCCGGCGAGGGCGAGGCGCCGCGCCTCAGGGGTGCAGCCTCTTGATCCGCTTTTCGCTTATCTGTGAGCACGAGCACGAGTTCGAAGCCTGGTTCCGCAGCAACGACGACTTCGACACGCAGAAGAAGCGCGGCTTGGTCGATTGCCCGGCCTGCGGTTCGCACAAGGTTCAGAAGGCGCTGATGGCGCCGGCCGTTTCCACCTCGCGCAGCCAAGAAAAGGTGGCTTTAGCCATGGGCGAGGCGCAGAAGCAGGCGCTGGCGCAACTCAAGGCGCTGGCCGACAAAGTGCGCGAGAATGCCGACTATGTCGGCGACAAGTTTGCCGAGGAAGCGCGCAAGATCCATTTCGGCGAAACCGATCCGCGCGGCATCTATGGCGAGGCGACGACGGAGGAGGCGCAAAGCCTCGCCGAAGACGGCGTCGAGTTCATGCCGATCCCGAGCTTTCCGGAGGACCGGAACTAGCCGGCTGTCTGGCTCAGACTTCCGATCAGCTTTTCCAGCAATTTTGCCAATGCCTCCCGGTCTTCGCGCGTCAGGCCGGCGAGGGTCCGGTGCTCGTTGGCGACATGGGCGGCAAGCGCCTCATCGATGAGCTCGAGGCCTTTGGCGGTGAGCTGGACAACAACCCCGCGCCGGTCGCTGGGATGCGGCGCGCGCTGGATCAGGCCGGCCTTTTCCAGCCGGTCGAGGCGGGCAGTCATGGCGCCTGACGTCACCATCGTCGCTTCATAGAGCTCGGTCGGTGTCAGGGCGTAAGGCGTGCCTGAGCGACGAAGCGTCGCCAGCACGTCGAATTCGCCTTGCTGCAGTCCGAAGCGGGCGAAGAGCGGCGCCAGCCGGTCCCGCGAGATCAACGATGCGGCTTCGCTCAACCGCCCGATCACGGCCATCGGCGAGACGTCGAGATCCGGTCGTTCGCGCTTCCACTGCTCGATCGCCCTCGCCGCACGGTCCATGTGCCTCACCGCAAAGTATCTTGACGTTAAGAATCTTTGCGCTATCTTATCTTAAGATGGACAAGCGGCCAAGCGCCGATCGAAGCACGGAGCCGTCTAATGAAGAAACTTCTCTGGGATTCGGCACTCGGCCTTCTGCTCGTCACCGGCGG from Mesorhizobium sp. M1E.F.Ca.ET.045.02.1.1 includes the following:
- a CDS encoding DUF1178 family protein — its product is MIRFSLICEHEHEFEAWFRSNDDFDTQKKRGLVDCPACGSHKVQKALMAPAVSTSRSQEKVALAMGEAQKQALAQLKALADKVRENADYVGDKFAEEARKIHFGETDPRGIYGEATTEEAQSLAEDGVEFMPIPSFPEDRN
- a CDS encoding MarR family transcriptional regulator produces the protein MDRAARAIEQWKRERPDLDVSPMAVIGRLSEAASLISRDRLAPLFARFGLQQGEFDVLATLRRSGTPYALTPTELYEATMVTSGAMTARLDRLEKAGLIQRAPHPSDRRGVVVQLTAKGLELIDEALAAHVANEHRTLAGLTREDREALAKLLEKLIGSLSQTAG